gaaatttactttgaaatgtactttgatctcctgacgtgtttcgactcagctgtcagtcttcctcagaggtgtctactgatcgctttgatgtgtccttatgaggacacatcaaagcacatGGGTCTTTTCCAGAGACCACTGGGCGacacagggggcgtggccagcctgagagAACTCTGAAGTTGGCCACACCCAAAAAGAACTTGTCTGAAACCTCGACATATTAAAACGTAGGACTGATTTCTCCTTCCAACAACAAAGGAGCTAAAGAGTCGCAGGCTGCCGACCCCTGATttaccaccatcatcatcatcatcatcatcatcatcatcatcatcatcatcatcatcttcctccTTTGACACCAGGACATtgtaaatgttgaaaaagtGGAACGTTAAACTGACTCATGCCATGCTCGGGTTATGTGTTACAGGCTTTAAGGTTACTCTACTGTTAACTGTTTGAAACCGTGTACAAGTGTGTATCCGTCCTCTACGTGCACGCTTGTCACGTCCTCTACGGGCACGCTCGTCACAGATGCTTCACTTGGAGGCGAAGAAGCCAGACTTGGTCTGAGGAGCCATCAACATGCAGGCCTGGTTCTTGTGTGTGATTTGAATCTggcaacaacagaaaaaacagtGAGTGACAACAACGTGAACCATGTGACCTCTCGCAGCCAATCAGCAGCGTttatggcacgttcacaccaaatgtgtCAAAAGCTTCAAAAAATgcaggtttacatagacaatatataGTGGACGCGCTTCTCGGAGCGTCAGAGGTCCCGCTGCGCGTGCCGCACCTCCTGTGCAGCgagttttgaagcttttcgcgcTGGGACACTTTTGGCCTGCGTCCGGCGCCTCCAAACACGGCCAACGCTGGAGTTGGGACCCTtaaacttttggggcatatcgcggcgcgtcgaccaatcaaaagcgttccccaaccgtgacgtattcagaataatgagaaaaaaaaacactaacaggaaacagatggacaggctcttCTGATGGAATAGAGCATCTGCAGTtgggtcctggtaggagatgcgagcacTGATGTGGGTCAGCAGGTCGGGAGACATGGAAATAGCGCTGAAAGTgactctcgtccgagcgcagctctggtaAATATAGAAACGGCGCCGAGGCGCAAACAAAGCCAAgtcactctctggataatgtagagcagATGAACGGGAATCGGAGGGGGCGTggtcagcaaggaactccaaactttattctccattcacccacacttctctataaccctctgacatcacagcgCACAcgctgagtcacaccaaaatacgtCCGACCAGAAACACCACCTTCTCAACACTACAATGTTCCACCacatcacagtcactgggtgaattatgaacgtaactgatcaccacaatatcatccattgtatgaacaccaccggcaacagagaagcccctcccctcgacgcgCCGAACATGGTCaacactggtgacaagcgtctgtattcTATGAGCACAAGCGTCTAACTACGCGTGAGGCATGATTTTGACGCccaaaacgcgtttggtgtgaacgcagcattaaaaCACGACAGTGGTGAGGAAAAGCTTTCAAACACTTTAAGAAATAGATTTTATCATTCAACCTTTGTaggattattttcattattattattatctttatgtcAACTTAATTTTACCCTAGCGTGAAAATGaagaaatattaaattaaaataagaaataaattgaAGTAAATGTATCTATTTTACAGGATTAACCCAAATCTGtaaatatttaattacaataaatggAATTTGGATCCAAATAATTTAAAGtctattttctcttttttatgcattttattttctgtttttcctcttattttacTTCTGTTCAGTGTTTCGGCTTCAAATGAAGTGTATaacatcaaaataaatgtaaaactgtaaagttttaatgtgtgtatgttttgtgCTGACCGTGCAGGGACGCTGCATCCACGGCTCTCCATCGATCTGCATTGGCAGAGCCTTCTTTGTCCTTTAATGTGAGGAGAAATTAATTATTAGAAGACGTCACAGACGCAGAGTAAACGTGACGTGAAGCAGAGCTCTGTGTTCGTGTCTCACCTGATGATGATCTGAGACGTCTTAGCGAGTCTCACGGCGCTCTTTAGCCCCGTGTAGATCTGACCCATCTCCATGGCTCCTTCTAGACCCACAACCTCCAGCCTACGGTCGCTCAGGTctgagacacaaacacacacacacacacacacacacacacacacacacacacacacacacacacacacacacacacacacacacaaacacacacacacacacacacacacacacaaacacacacacacacacacacacacacacaaacacacacacacacacacacacgcacgcacaaacacacacacacacacacacacacacacacacacacacacacacacacacacacacacacacacacacacacattcagcaTGTGTGAATATGAAATCAAACGAGGTTAAATAAATTCTAAACATTTAAGCACGTAATTACCTCAGAGAAATTAAGGTGTTTTTTAACCTGAAAAAAGTTCAGAACCTTATAAACAACATTAGTCTGAGAACAAACGAGTGTTGAGCATAaatttaattattcaatatgaTCAAATGAAGACcttaaaaacagagaaaaacacacgtttgttgttagtttgtgttttgtaaATGGAGTAAGGAGCTTTGTGAGCTAACAGATTAGCGGTTAGTTTCTGCTGTCCTCTGGTggacacacacagaacacaaaCTGATAGTTTTGCTAACTCATCGTCATCATTAATCCGTCCAGTTAATAAAAATCAGAGCAGATAATGATGATAAACTGACAGATGACTTAATATAAGTCAATCCtcacaaagaaacaaataccTTGAGCCGTGACTTTCAGGATCTCTGGGTTAACGATCACCTCCGGCTCCTCCTGACTCGTCGTTCCCTTGGCGTCCGCTTTTTTGGTCTCGCCCCACAGGTTGGAGCCCCCGTGCATGCTGGGAATGTTGAGGATGGCGATTCCTTCCAGGGACGAGCTGCTGAGGTCCAGAGATGTTCCACAGCACTGGAAGGAGGTGGAGAAACATGGAGCCATCAAAGCACAGAATCATAATCAGTCTCTATTTATGATGTTGGTGTGATTATTGGTCCTAATGTATTGGCTGGTTCATACCTCGATGGAGAGGCTCTCACTGAGCTTCTTACAGGAGGCGGAGATGGTTTCTGAGGTGGCGAACTCAAAGTACCACAGCTTGTTCTTCATCCTGCGTTAAAGTAAAGTgcgatgtttgtttttcttctatcAGAGGAAACGTCTCAAACATCTTTATCCTCACACTACATCTCCTTGAAAAACTCCTGTTACTTCTCCTTTAAGGAACCAGACAAACCTGCTGTTGAACTTCTGCGGGTGTTTCTCCCTCATCGTGTGAAACCGGTGTGCGATGGAGGCGTCCTgtcaacacaacacaaacaaccaGATTTCATAAGAAATCCAACGGAGAAAAAACATCATCATTTGTCCAAAATCCTGATTCTCTAGACCAAAAACTGGTTTTTACACCAATTCCTTAttctctattaaaaaaaaacattttctgtacaaaaatcataattttatgttaaaaatctttattttccaaataaaaCAACTCCAACATTTCCATATGTAATtcttatttttatataaaagaCATATTTTCtgtataaaatatttgttttctctacaaaaatcctcattttatattaaaatccttattttccaaacaaaaaactCAACTTTTTCCAACGCAAAATTCTTATCTTTGTATAAAAGTCATATTTTCTGAatgaaatctttattttctggaataaaatccttttttgttcaaaattttcattttctctagaaaaaaaaaaattctatccAAAAATTCTTATTTTTCTGTACAAAATATTAGATTttctatatataatattttcagcaaataaatctattttctGTAGAAAAGACTTTAATTTTCTGTATAAAacaatgtattttctgtgtataAATGTGTACAAAATCTATTCTATACAAAAAAATCTACTACAAAGACTTGATTTAGTGCTGATAGTTGTTATTTCTGAATATATTGACTGATATTTGTATGAATATGTGTTAATGTGAGTGAGCAGTGAAGGATGAAGATGGATGAACGTACGACTCCGATGGAGAAGTAGTTGTTGATGATCTCGTAGGGCACTGGGTCTCCTTTCTCGTCGCTCTCGTCACTGATGACCTGAACGCTCCAGCGGTCCATGAGAAGCTGAGAACTGCCCTCGATGTCTCTGAGGATCCGACTCAGATCCTCCCCGTCGTACCCTagaaaaacaaccaatcagaggattaccacaggaaacaacaaagaagaggtcatttttgtgaatctttggagtaattttgtggtaGTTGTTTGTATTTctctatcattttgtatatatattgtagCATTTTGTGCAAtacttgtgttgttttgtgaattttatttgtccttttgttttgatattagactaattttgtgcatttttgttgtcattctttgtatttttctcatatctTGTGTattgttagtgtatttttgttgtcaatttaagttttttgcaatattttgtttatttatggagTCTTTTCTGATCTATGTGAACTAGTTCTAGCCTCAGTGCGGGGCATGTGAGAAGAATCAGTAGTGACAGAGACCGACAGGGGAGGGCAGTTTGGGGTTGGGTTCTGACAGGTCATTAGTCACAGTTGTAGCGAGGAGGCCAATCATCAGCTTTGAGATGTTTAGGTTTCTCACCTCCACCCCAACGCAGACATCGTGCCAGGTCGTTTCCTGTTCCCAGAGGAAGTACGGCGACGGGAGGACGCACCGTCATATTGGCTTTgtcttattacacacacacacaaagaaaaacacacacaggataTATGAAGTGTGTTAAAACAAGGTAATTTCATGAATGCGTTCCCTGAATCCTCACCGATGGCGTCGAGGATCCATCCGACTGTTCCGTCTCCACCGCACACCAGGATTCTGTAATCCTGGAGGTTTCTGAAGAAGCTCAGCCTGCAGCAGCAGATTACACGAGAATAATGACGTCATGGTTCAGAGGAGTCCTACAATAAAGTTAGAATAATGCGTGGTAGGCGTTGGCTCACCCTGGCCCGGGGCCCCCGTTTGAAAGATTGTAAACCTGCCGCGGATTCAGCAAATACTGAAGTTTACGCAGGACTCTGAAATGTCATTATTTAACATCATCATTACAATACTAATCAATATAAAGGAATAATAATGTttcagtaaataaaatgtgtgattaTAAATAAAGGGACATATTGTAAAGTCCTCACCTCTCGCCCTGCTTTCCTCCACTTTTAGGATTAACAAACACAAGCAGAGGATGAGTGTTTGGCACTGGGCTgatctgtaaatacacactcTTACATTTAGTACAGATACGGGCACAACAGGTGATTTTGTCTGATctgattaaaataatgaccaatcagatcattaacattggaaacaacaaagaagggtttgtgtgcatttttggttgttattatttagtatgtgttttttttttaatttcttgtatattttttaaataatgtgttgtgttttacaacaaattgtgtgtttttgttgttatttactgtatatttgtttatttttctgtggttttgtcccagtgtctcgtgacccaaaataagtcctgaccccaaggttgagaacccttgattTAATCGACTTACGATTGTTTGAATTGTCTtgtaaaaaaaaggtaaaaaaaatatgtaattttgATTATGGTACATGTCTCAGCTGTAGTTTCCAGTCATGGTTAATAGTTAATGGGCGTGTCTAATACCTGGAGAACTTGTCCATCAGGAGTCGTGTTGAGATCACTGTCGTCTGTTGAGCTCGAGCAGCCGTTCTTTACGATATTCTGTCTCTCCTTTAAATGGGAACAGATACAGCAGAttaaagacacacacatacacacacacacacacacacatgtctgTCTTTCCCAAGCGtcgctgttgtgtgtgtgtgtgttacttttATAACGGGGTAAATGGCCCACGGAGGCAGGATGTGGTCTCTGAGGGACCCACACGTGCACTCTGTCGGCTCCTTCTCTGCACATTCATCATGACgctgtaacacacaaacacacaaataacgaCAACAACATTCATAATaattataacaataacaatagcattaaaaacaataacaaataataatgaacatAATGGCATTATTAACAAcaataatgttattatttttaattataaaacttagagcaataataataactatataaacaatattagtaggaattatcattattgttacagcaacaacaatgacaataacaatgccaaattaatatactgtatgtttaaaataaacattttgtgtaaaatgtacaggtaaattttattttaataaatcgGGGTGAGGACTTAAAATAAGTTTATTCTTCCACATCAAATATTAATTATACAATCATGAACGAAAGTATTGGTACCCCTGGAATTTTTCTAGAAAATACAGAATTTCTCCTAGAAATTGTTGCAATTACAAATGTTTGTGGTATAAACTTGTTTATTTCCTTcatgtgcattgaaaaaaacgcaaaaaagaaaaaagacaaagtgtACAAAactttacacaaaatgttaaaaatggaCCAAACAAAACAGCTCTAAGCCAGGAGAACGAGGAGATGCAAAAACTCCATCTTAGTCTCATTTGTCCACGGAACATTCTCTCAGAAGGATGGAGGCACTCCATGTCTCATCGTCAGCAGTGGGGTTCACCTGCCAtaaagaaatgtgtgtgtgtgtgtctcaccatGGTGTGGCACCAAACACAGTGTTTCCCCGTCAGACCCTGGTAGCTCCTGATCTTCTTCTGGCAGCGATCGCACTTCCTGGACTCACAGTTCCCGCTCACCCACTCGTGTGCCGGAACCTGAAAAGTGGGAACCGTGTCTTTTTAAAGCGTGTGATGTTACACTGAGGCCATCGTCATGGAAACGCTGTCCTACCCCCGTGTCTTTCTTGGCCTTGACGTAGGTCCTGGTGCAGGGCGCCGGGTTCCTGTTGGCGCAGCGACCATGTACTGTGTACTTACAGCCTGCacaacattacacacacacacacacgcacacacacacacacacacgcacgcacgcatcaGCTGTGAGTGACGCACAGACATTTATCATTACACATTCTTCTTCAAGCAGGCAtgtaacacacaaacaagcTTTGCTCTCCTTCTTTGGGCTTCTTCAGATTCTCCATCCTCAGCCTCCTCCTCTCTACACACTTATCGTCTCCTACGTACTGTACAGACCTTTATTGACCTTTAACATGAACCTACAGTAGCGCCGTCACACTGACAGCACAATAAACCAATCAACAATAGATGAAGTTCAACTCCTCCAAAACTTTggatttggtgtaattttgtatcaATGTGGTAATATGTGTTATTGTAGTGTAATTGGTTGTACTTTGTTGCGATATGGTGTAATTTGGTATAAATTTATGaaagtaaatgtaatttgttgaaattttatgtattttattacgATTTAAAGtgatattttctgtaatttggtgTGATTTGTTGTaatccactttatttttttgtagtaaatTGTTATAATTTGTTGTGCTTTCTTGTTTTtaagtgtaattttgtgtaactttTCGGTGTGATTTGTAgcgattttgtgtatttaagaaTTTGGTATGACTTTTTTGTGAAATTCTGTgctttttgttgtactttggtATGGTTTGCTGTGAATTGTTGAGATATGGTGTCATTtggtatgtatttattttaaataaaagtaattagtttgttgaaatgtgatgtattttgttgtcattttaactgATTTTGTGCTAATGTGGTGTATTTTGTTTGATGTACTGTACAGTATGTTGTTCTTGaattctatgtttttgttgcagtttggTATGTTTTGCTGTACTTTGTTGCAATCTGGTGTAATTCGGTATGAatttatgtaaataaatgtaacttgcTTGCTCTGGTGTGATTTGTTGTATTTAAGTGTAATTTGGTATGACTTGGgtgttttgtagtgattttgtgtaattctgtgtttttgttgtagttatgTAATGATTTGCTGTGATTTGTTGTGGCGTGGTGCGTTCAGGTACCCACAGGAGCAGCACAGGCCCTGCTTCCTCAGGCCCAGCAGCATGCTCTGACACACGTTGCAGTAGACGGGcttgttaaaatgtttcatcCTCCACAGATGCTGTCCGTCCTTCTGAGTCACCTGCAGAGGAAGAgcaaacatcatcatcatcttcatgtGGGTTTAAAGCCTCCAGAGGGGTGTTCCAGGAAGCGAGTTATGTTCatactctgagtatgtttgggctcaaatgagggaaactctgagtctgtcaccatggtaacattctccatgaactgaacctgctcgctggcaggttttgaaactaagaaaccctgggtttctacctggctccgcccacatgaACACCGCTTTtcaaggaacactttaatttacctCAACACTattctctgacacacattagtgacatcacacaccaacGTGCTCACATCGTTACTAATGTTGTactgctttatgtttttttagcaaacagtagttttctttacAACGTTGTGGATGTAGAACAtttagtgaaagtcactgagaggttgatctacattaaaacatctactgacgtctgtagtaaagttccctggatacaaacctgtggataatgtaaagatgtcattttaaatgaatacaCATTTAAGGCTTGACATTaactttacattgttttgtactgTAATGCAGGTGGATGTATAGGCACTATGATGTGAAAGGTACGGTGGCGTAGCGGGTAGGGAGGCACTCTTGCGAGCGTAGGGTCGGGGGTTTAAATCCAAGCTCTTTTTTGGATGTCCAGACGACTCTGGTGACTACTTAacattaaatatcaatataaatgatgcaacgTCAAGTGGCCATCTCTGTCTTCATAGCCACTGTAGCAGGaaggctgtacacttcctctgCTATTTCACCCAGTGGGGTGAATAAATCGCTCTCAtctgggtggttgccatggtagttcgTGTTATCTTGATGGATTTTTATCGCGCTCCTGCACGTAattaacccaaggtttacatactcagggttgactgacccacttcataccagctgtaatgaaatCAGATATGTTTACCCAGAGTTTATgaatagactcagagtttgttgaacctcctttctggaataccctCATGGTCTAACCTTCAGTGGTTAACGCCACAGAAAAGAAACAACGTTTTTCTTTCATACGTAACATTAGTTGCACATATTTATTACATAAATGTGCTCAAGCCAAAACTTTAACTGTACATGTATCTGTGTTTCATTAGAGCAGACATGAGGAACtgtcagtctaattttgtgaggcccccaaatgaaaaaaagactcaaaaattacagaaacaagGACAACGAAAGCACACAAATTAACAAcgataatacacaaaaggacaataaaaatgactcaacaaaatgactctaaaaacacacaagacaactataaatatacacaaatataaagaaaaaaataaacaaaaagacaacaaaactatacaaaatgacaaaaaaaatatgacaaacaaaaGCCATTATTCACTCATTCTAAATGTTTGGTTTGGATCCAATCAGATTTTTAACATCTCTGTATAAATACTTATTCTACAACATGTTGCGGTATTGTATaagaataaatattttaataaatatttagaaatatGAACCCTCTCTGTGATGTGCTGAAGGAGCTGCTGTGGTAAAGCAAACCTTCCTATAAATACACCATGACCAACTCCTGCATTTCTGACTTTTTTAGACACACGTGCAGCTTCTCTCAGCgtaaatgtcataaatgtgcagCGAATGAAGGAATTCTTTCCcctaacatcacagacatttaAAGTCAATGTTTCCAAGACAAGAAGATGAGGTTAATTTTACTGTTTATCCAGTGAAAAACTGTCCTAATTTCACATCATAACTCGGAGTGTCTAAAAATATCCTGAGGGGGAAAGTCCTGGCATTGTGAACAGGACCCAGagacatagagagagagagagagagagagagagagacatagagagagagacatagagagagagagagagagagagagagagagagagagtagttTATGGATACAATAAACAAAtcctatcacacacacacacacacacacacgcacacgcacacgcacacgcacacacacaaagacagtgCTGATGAAAAGGGAAACACTAAAGTGTTctgatagcattagcattagcattagctcataAAGATGAGGAGCAGAACAGATACATGTGAGGATGCTCACAATCCACTAATCCAtcacaaatcacacaaaagaTGGTCACATAAGTCAGTGGTCTCCAACCACTGGGACGCTGGCCTTTACCCAGCCAAGAAACTTTTGCTACTGGAccacaaagaaagaataaagttaaatatatGAGTTTGATTCCTGGGggttatattttgaaaaaaaatttgcttaaataataaataatcataaatGTATAGTAAAATAATCTCTATCATAAGCTGTGGCTCATGTTTTTTAAGGgtaattaaagctgctggagacgataatatattttttggatcagataaaaacataatgtctcacagatcaataaataattgatcatttgaaagcaaaaaaatacataaaaggttgaaattctCACTGGAAAGTTTGTTAGTTTTGATCTCTACTGCAAACGCGCTATTATCGACAGTGTCAAAAAAGTtctgcgcattgcattgtgggtggtggagtcctgtagatggatacatagaagtgtttttacttcattcttactgtgatgcgtcaattttttgaaaatttatttcattgtctatttgcattttttatccTCATTTTCAGAGTTCATAgtcaaaactttttatttaataatttaataataatcaatcaatcaatcttaggaatttttatattcttgttattttcctccttttgaaaaacaaataataactgatataaagcatgaaaaatgaagacAGTAATAAATAGACCAAAACCAAGGTGGTaaaatttataaataaataattattaataaaaaacaatctaGATAACATCAATTATACAGTGATAAtactgtaatattattattattaataataataataataataataataataataataataataataataataataataataataataataaggcagATATATTATCAGATATATTATTTAATGACACTGTGGTCGTTGTTAATGTGTCTATGTTGGTGCAGAATTactaaataattgtaaatatcaTTTTGAGTAACCTGTATCATTGTCTCCATGTTTTTCTTGTACGTTGCTAAATAACTGATAAATATGGTTGTGATAAAGACAGTGAGAGGACGTGACGTCTCTGCTGCACCTTCAGGCCCAGCAGCACCAGCAGGGGGACGTTGTTCATGCCCCCCTCCACCCACTCCTCCAGGGACACCGTTCCACTGCTGTCGGCATCGATCGCAGTCATCATGTCCTTCAACACCTGAGGAAGACACACAGCGTCACATGTTTCTGCTGCTCACAGCGAGTCGTGAGCGTCTCAAACAATCTGTGGATTTTACTCACACGGTTTTATGAAGCGAAGCTAATGAGTAACAAGTGACTGAGCAAAGGAGATCATGTGCAAACAAATGCACCCAGATAAGATTATATTGACCTGGAAAGTACAGAATGTACAAGACGGCTAGCAAAGGTGCTACTGACCTACTTTCTTACGCTATGCTAATGCAGTCTAGGCTACAACTTTAGGGTTACACAGCGTCCTTTAACCcagcggttctcaacctgttcagccccgcaacccccaaaaataaaggttccagagagaggggacccccactgtatctgaaggtggttgaacacagacatgaacattgaagaacagtcatgtggagacaggaccatctataagggggaataaaggggagagatttttggggtccatccataaagtcagtaaaatgatggtctattgttctatgaatctgtgataaccacatttatttattcatctgaataatatccactgttatccaggaacgtttattattattattatagtcatcttaaagatggaaatcctggttttaatcactaataaaatggttcaaagtgatttaaataaaatggtggaaaatgtggtgaaatgggattttaaaaactacaga
This portion of the Gouania willdenowi chromosome 7, fGouWil2.1, whole genome shotgun sequence genome encodes:
- the dgkaa gene encoding diacylglycerol kinase, alpha a, whose amino-acid sequence is MSAPTKPEVKELNPVDFIQLQQYIEYCSLKVKDVLREFDADGRLARHRHGECINEEGFGLFLKTYLEVEDFPVDLCQRLFRSFQNAESAQAERSKEVFLKDVSCYFSLLEDGQPRDKLEFAFRLYDRDGNGVLDSSEVDRIIAQMMHAAEYLDWDVSELKPVLKDMMTAIDADSSGTVSLEEWVEGGMNNVPLLVLLGLKVTQKDGQHLWRMKHFNKPVYCNVCQSMLLGLRKQGLCCSCCKYTVHGRCANRNPAPCTRTYVKAKKDTGVPAHEWVSGNCESRKCDRCQKKIRSYQGLTGKHCVWCHTMRHDECAEKEPTECTCGSLRDHILPPWAIYPVIKERQNIVKNGCSSSTDDSDLNTTPDGQVLQISPVPNTHPLLVFVNPKSGGKQGERVLRKLQYLLNPRQVYNLSNGGPGPGLSFFRNLQDYRILVCGGDGTVGWILDAIDKANMTVRPPVAVLPLGTGNDLARCLRWGGGYDGEDLSRILRDIEGSSQLLMDRWSVQVISDESDEKGDPVPYEIINNYFSIGVDASIAHRFHTMREKHPQKFNSRMKNKLWYFEFATSETISASCKKLSESLSIECCGTSLDLSSSSLEGIAILNIPSMHGGSNLWGETKKADAKGTTSQEEPEVIVNPEILKVTAQDLSDRRLEVVGLEGAMEMGQIYTGLKSAVRLAKTSQIIIRTKKALPMQIDGEPWMQRPCTIQITHKNQACMLMAPQTKSGFFASK